The genomic DNA TCGGAAATGCCATCGGATCAAATTTTCGTCCTTCTACCAGTCCAATTTGAAACACATCGAGATAATCTTCATCGACCTCCAGAAGGGGCATGCGCCAGTCCGTGCCCTCGTGCCCCTCTGCCCGAATGGTCCGGATAATCCCCCCACTCCATCCAACCCGCCAGCGATAAGCCGTTGCTTCGAGCGCGTTCGGATGGGCGAGGAATGCTTCTTTCACCGTGGCATAACGGGCGGCGAGCTTTTTCCCCGGGTCCAATTTTGTTTCCTGGTCAAGAACAAATATGGGCATGAGAACCATCTGCTCCATATTAAAACCCAGATTCTTGTTTTTAATATAGTCGAGTTGCTGATAGATCACCCCCGTACTCGCAATTAGAGTAATTGAAATTGCAAATTGTGCCACCACCAATCCCCTTCGAATCCACTGCCCCCGAGAACCCGCGCGAAACGCCCCCTTTAGCGTTTCTGTGGGTTCATACGCAGAAAGAAAAAATGCGGGATAGACACCAGCCAACAGTCCGACGAATACAGCAATACCGAGCAAAGCAATTATAAACAAGGGATCGCTCGAAAAATTCAACTCAATCTGCTTGGAGAAAAAGGCATTAAACTCGGGAAGCACGAGTTTGACGGCAACAAGTGCGAGCACAAGCGAGACCAATGAAGTGAGAACAGACTCACCCAAAAACTGACCCATCAGTTGTGAACGATAAGCACCCGACACCTTTCGCAAACCCACCTCGTGCGCTCTGCGAGCCGATTGTGCCGTCGTCAAATTTGTGAAATTGATACACCCAATTGCAAGCACCAGAACTGCAATAGCCCCAAATTGATAGACGCGGTCAATATCGCCGTACCAATCCAGGTTGTAGTCCTGCCTCGAATAGAGATAAATGCGATTGAGAGGCTGGAGATGATACGCATTTGTACGCGCGATCTCTGCCCCCATATAGCGATTCATAAATTCGGGAAGCTTCGCGGCCAGCGCTTTTGGGTCCGCCCCTTCTCGCAGCAGAAAATACGTATTGACGGGACGCCAGCCAGTGGTTGGTTGCCAATTTTCCCAGAGATATTTTGCGCCTCCGGACGTAAATCCACCTGTTGAGACATAATCGAATTGCAGTGTAGAATTGTGGGGCACATCTTTTAATACTGCAGTAATGGTGCGCTCGCCTCCGTGATGATTGCTCTCAGCGGTGATGGTCTTGCCAATCGGATCTTCATCGCCAAACAACCGTTTTGCCGCCGATTCTGTTATGGCGATCGCATTGGGATTGGGAAATGCAGTTTCGAGATTGCCGCGCACAAATGGAAAATCGAAAATTTCAAATATCTCGGGATCCGCAACACAGACACCCATCTCAAACTTTTTTTTATCTAAACGCACATCTGGGAACAACAACATCACGCGCACGGCTTTTTCTACTTCGGGAAAGTCCCGCTCAAGCGCTCCTGCCAGCGCGCCCGACGTTAATGGCAAATAATCCGATTGCCCTCCGGCTCTGGTCTCCCGGATAACCTGATAGATCCGATCTCCTTTTGCATGCCAGCTATCAAAACTCAACTCATCCTGAATATAGAGCACGATCAAAAAGCACGTACCCAGACCAATGGCAAGTCCCAGAATATTAATCGCACTAAAGGTCTTTTGCCGCTTGAGATTTCTCAGCGCGATAATCAGATAATTTCTAAACACAATAACCTTCCCGCAACAAGAGACACACCTGATAAATAATTGGGTGGAAAGTTTTCCACCGCTAAAAGAAAGCAATTTCTATGCCAAAATTCTCTTCTCTATATTTTACAATTAGTTATGAAATGGACAATTGCCTCGTCGCCCCCGTCTCGGGATGTGTAATCCCAACCACGCGGTACATCTGCGTATCCCGATCCACAAAATCGACAACCGCGCCATCGGACATCGTCGGCAGCGGTTCAGACTCGGGAAGCGACGCCACCCGAACCACCTCAAACCCTTCCAGACGAAAATTGCCCTCAGACGACACGATATAAAGCGACCCATCAGAAAAAAATATGGGATGACCCGTCTTCGGATCATCCCACAGCAATCAAAACTGATATTCCCGCTTAGTCCTCGGCTTTTTCGGTTGACTGGGAGTCGGCAAAGACTGCGGATTCGAAGTATGTACAGGACATGGGCGCTTGGGTTCCGTCCCCGGCTTAAACACCTCCGTATAGCGCTTAGAACAATAAATAGACGCCACCTGGTATGTCTCCCCACAAACCTCCACCTCTGGAATATCCTCCGGCAACACAAAATCTTCAACCGGCAACTGGAGCATCGTATGCGCCCGCCGCATAAACTCCGCCCAAATCGGCAAAGCCACAGCCGCACCCGACATTCGGCTACCCATCGACACCTTGGAATCAAACCCCACCCAAACCCCACACACAATCTGCGGCGTAAACCCGATAAACCACGCATCGGCATACTCCTGCGTCGTACCCGTCTTCCCCCCTGCTGGACGACGAAAACCAAAAGCCGTACGCGCAATCCGCCCCGTCCCGGTCAAAACCGCGTAATTTTCACCCGCCCGCATATCCAGAACCGACCGCATCAGATCCACAGTCACAGCCGCAGACGCTTCGCTCAGCACAACCTGTTCGCGCCCCTGCACATTCTCCTCGAGCACATTCCCATTCTTGTCTTCAATCTTCAAAATCGACATCGGTGCCACCCGAATACCCTTATTCGCCAGCGTACCATAAGCCGACACCAATTCCAGCAACTTGACCTCACTCGTACCCATCCCCAAAGACAAAACCGGTTGAACCTGCGAATCAATACCCATCTTCATCGCGTAATCCACCACCGTCTTCGGCCCCACCTTTTCCAACACCTGGGTCGTCACCACATTGCGAGAACCCGCAAGCCCCTCGCGCATCGTCATCCACCCCAAAAATTTTCGGTCGTAATTCTCCGGCTGCCAATACGTCCCGTCGAACATCTTAATCGACACAGCCGTATCGGGCAAACGCCACGTAGGCGTATGACCCTTATCAACCGCAGCCGTATAAATAAAAGGCTTAAAAGCAGACCCTGGCTGTCGCAGAGCCTGCGTAGCGCGGTTAAACTTACTCTCTTCAAAATTGCGCCCGCCCACCATCGCCAGAACATGTCCCGTATGCGGATCCAGCGCCACCAGCGCCCCCTGCAACACCAGATTCGCCAGCGTATCCTGATGCGTCTTAATCTTCGCAAAAAACGCCGCATCTGGGGGATCGCGCTTCCAATTGGCAGCCACGCGATCTTTTATTCGCTCCATCAAATTTTGCGACACCACATCCTCTGCAATCTCCTGTAACCGACTATCCAGCGTCGTCGTAACAGTCGCGCCATCGTAAAGCACACTCAGTCCATAGGTATATTCCAAATACTTGCGGATATCCTCTGTAAAATAGGGCGCCTCCCCCACCTCCTCGCGATTCTCCTTCAAAACAACTGGACGCTGAGCAATCGAATCGTATTCTGCCGCCGTAATCTTGCCCAACCCCCGCATATTGTACAACACCACATTATTGCGCCTATCCAGCGAGCGCTCGGGATGGTAAATCGGCGAATAGGGCGTCGGACCCTTCAAAAGTCCGACCAACAACGCCCCCTCCTCCACCCTCAAACGCTCGACATCCTTCCCAAAAAAGCGACGCGCAGCAGTCTGAATACCGTACGCACTATTGCCAAAATACATCTGATTAAAATACATCGTAATAATTTCGCGCTTGGTATAGGTGCGCTCCAAAAGCACGGCAGTCAACTGCTCCTGAATTTTGCGCGTCCACGTTGGATCCAGCGTCAAAAAAATATTGCGCGCCAATTGTTGCGTCAGCGTACTCGCACCATGCCCTTTCAAAGTACCCGACGTATAAACATTGCGGAACACCACGCGGACAATATCGGGAACACTCACCCCCCAGTGCCCCCAAAAACGCTGATCTTCCGTAACAATCAGAGCATCTATCACAGCACTCGGCAACTGCTCATACGCAATCGGATCGCGCCTCTGCACCCAGAACTTCTTCAACTCGACCCCATCTCGGGAAAAAATATTAGTCGTCTGTGCGGGATCCACATCCTCTAACTTATCAAAAGACGGCAAACCATCTTTATACGCGTAAATCACCGCAACCGCAATGCTCAAATACCCCACCGCGCAAATCCCACAATAGATCGCCATACGGAAAAGATAGGGCCTTATCCAATGGATTATACGATCAATATAGGGTCTTATCCTATCCATCCTGATCTATTCCGGGTAAAGCCACGGCACGCGGCTGATGAGATAATCGCGTTGTTCCTCCATCATCACCTCAATCACAGCAGGACCTTCCAGACCCAGAGTATCGGCAAAAACCGCTTCAAAACGATCGGGATCATCCACGCGAATACCCCGTGCACCCAGAGACCGCGCCAGATCTGCAAGACGGGGCGTCTTCATATCCGTATCGATCACCCGACCATTAAAAGCCTTGGCCTGAGCGCCGCGAATCGCCGAAAGACTGCCATCATTGGAAACAACCGAAACTGTCTCAACGCCGTGTTCGGCCGCAGTAGCGAGCTCGCTCGCCGTCATCTGAAACCCGCCATCGCCACAAAACGCGACAACCTGCTGATCTGGACACGCGAGCTTTGCGCCAATAGCAGCGGGAACCGCAAACC from Gemmatimonadota bacterium includes the following:
- a CDS encoding ABC transporter permease; translated protein: MFRNYLIIALRNLKRQKTFSAINILGLAIGLGTCFLIVLYIQDELSFDSWHAKGDRIYQVIRETRAGGQSDYLPLTSGALAGALERDFPEVEKAVRVMLLFPDVRLDKKKFEMGVCVADPEIFEIFDFPFVRGNLETAFPNPNAIAITESAAKRLFGDEDPIGKTITAESNHHGGERTITAVLKDVPHNSTLQFDYVSTGGFTSGGAKYLWENWQPTTGWRPVNTYFLLREGADPKALAAKLPEFMNRYMGAEIARTNAYHLQPLNRIYLYSRQDYNLDWYGDIDRVYQFGAIAVLVLAIGCINFTNLTTAQSARRAHEVGLRKVSGAYRSQLMGQFLGESVLTSLVSLVLALVAVKLVLPEFNAFFSKQIELNFSSDPLFIIALLGIAVFVGLLAGVYPAFFLSAYEPTETLKGAFRAGSRGQWIRRGLVVAQFAISITLIASTGVIYQQLDYIKNKNLGFNMEQMVLMPIFVLDQETKLDPGKKLAARYATVKEAFLAHPNALEATAYRWRVGWSGGIIRTIRAEGHEGTDWRMPLLEVDEDYLDVFQIGLVEGRKFDPMAFPTDTSKAFIINETAVAQLGWDDPIGKSFEWVDRGINRKGTVIGVVQDFHYSPLRDKIGPIALTLRHQQFYNLGTRVKAEGMEETLAFFEKTWKQFAPADQPFDYMMWDQQFEFMYYAEQRAQVLTLLSSGMAILLACMGLFGLAAFTVEQRVKEIGVRKVLGASVSNIVFLVCRTFAIMVLIANLFAWPVAYFAMRSWLDSFAYRTDLSWWIFVLSGAVALAIALFTVSFHALRAALSNPVEALRHE
- a CDS encoding PBP1A family penicillin-binding protein, whose translation is MAIYCGICAVGYLSIAVAVIYAYKDGLPSFDKLEDVDPAQTTNIFSRDGVELKKFWVQRRDPIAYEQLPSAVIDALIVTEDQRFWGHWGVSVPDIVRVVFRNVYTSGTLKGHGASTLTQQLARNIFLTLDPTWTRKIQEQLTAVLLERTYTKREIITMYFNQMYFGNSAYGIQTAARRFFGKDVERLRVEEGALLVGLLKGPTPYSPIYHPERSLDRRNNVVLYNMRGLGKITAAEYDSIAQRPVVLKENREEVGEAPYFTEDIRKYLEYTYGLSVLYDGATVTTTLDSRLQEIAEDVVSQNLMERIKDRVAANWKRDPPDAAFFAKIKTHQDTLANLVLQGALVALDPHTGHVLAMVGGRNFEESKFNRATQALRQPGSAFKPFIYTAAVDKGHTPTWRLPDTAVSIKMFDGTYWQPENYDRKFLGWMTMREGLAGSRNVVTTQVLEKVGPKTVVDYAMKMGIDSQVQPVLSLGMGTSEVKLLELVSAYGTLANKGIRVAPMSILKIEDKNGNVLEENVQGREQVVLSEASAAVTVDLMRSVLDMRAGENYAVLTGTGRIARTAFGFRRPAGGKTGTTQEYADAWFIGFTPQIVCGVWVGFDSKVSMGSRMSGAAVALPIWAEFMRRAHTMLQLPVEDFVLPEDIPEVEVCGETYQVASIYCSKRYTEVFKPGTEPKRPCPVHTSNPQSLPTPSQPKKPRTKREYQF